In Streptomyces sp. NBC_00414, a single window of DNA contains:
- a CDS encoding nucleotide exchange factor GrpE: MSIPPRGPEPDPPPEGAVQPPRGDLAQPPPTEEAEPGPDAATGAPAPDDEYAVALREAEDRWRRALADLDNLRKRHARELQREAAAERARTAAAFLPVIDNLELALSHAAADPDAIVEGVRAVRDQAVNVLEQLGYPRHAERGVSFDPARHEVVGVIQDPDAAPNTVVQVLRPGYGEADRQLRPAAVTVAKRE; the protein is encoded by the coding sequence ATGTCCATCCCACCCCGGGGCCCGGAGCCCGACCCGCCGCCGGAAGGCGCCGTACAGCCGCCGCGCGGGGACCTTGCGCAGCCACCGCCGACCGAGGAGGCCGAGCCGGGGCCCGACGCCGCAACCGGTGCCCCCGCACCCGACGACGAATACGCCGTCGCGCTGCGAGAGGCCGAGGACCGCTGGCGCCGCGCCCTGGCCGACCTCGACAACCTGCGAAAACGCCACGCCAGGGAGCTGCAGCGGGAGGCCGCGGCCGAACGCGCCCGTACGGCTGCGGCCTTCCTGCCCGTCATCGACAACCTGGAACTCGCCCTGAGCCACGCGGCCGCCGACCCCGACGCGATTGTCGAAGGCGTCCGGGCCGTGCGTGACCAGGCCGTGAACGTCCTGGAGCAGCTGGGCTACCCGCGCCACGCGGAGAGGGGCGTGTCGTTCGACCCGGCCCGGCACGAGGTGGTCGGCGTGATCCAGGATCCGGACGCCGCTCCGAACACCGTGGTCCAGGTACTGCGACCCGGTTACGGGGAGGCCGACCGGCAGCTGCGGCCTGCCGCCGTGACCGTCGCCAAGCGGGAGTGA
- the dnaK gene encoding molecular chaperone DnaK → MARAVGIDLGTTNSVIAVWEGGEPTVVPNSEGNRTTPSVVAFTDTGERLVGQLARRQAILNPKGTIYSAKRFIGRHFDEISEEAKAVTYDVVEGDGGAARFEVRDKLYAPEEISAQVLRKLADDASKQLGERVTEAVITVPAYFNDAQRTATKDAGRIAGLEVLRIINEPTAAALAYGMDKKEHETVLVFDLGGGTFDVSILDVGDGVVEVRSTAGDSHLGGDDFDRRLVDHLADGFQKENGIDLRQDAQALQRLFEASEKAKTELSSVTQTQVNLPFITADGSGPKHLTTTIMRSTFEQITGDLVERCLGPVRQTMDDAKVSDNDIDEVILVGGSTRIPAVQALVRKLTGGKEPNMSVNPDEVVAMGAAIQAGVLKGEVKDVLLLDVTPLSLGVETRGGVMTKIIERNTTIPVRRTETFSTAEDNQPAVDVVVLQGERELAADNRVLGRFQLTDIRPAPRGEPQVEVIFDVDANGILNVTARDKDTGKEQSITISESSNLDRGEIERMVQEADSNRDKDQALREAVDARNELDAVAYQVEKRLGELGDAAPAHEKARAEMLVAEARDAVKNEAGVDKVRPLTSELQQIFAGLAAHEAGAAAGGPAGTGSPDGPPPGGAAPGGDGGDDDVIDAEFDKG, encoded by the coding sequence ATGGCCAGAGCAGTAGGCATCGACCTGGGTACCACGAACTCGGTGATCGCCGTCTGGGAGGGCGGCGAGCCGACGGTCGTACCCAACAGCGAGGGCAACCGTACGACGCCGTCCGTGGTGGCCTTCACCGACACCGGCGAACGCCTGGTGGGCCAGCTGGCCCGCCGCCAGGCGATCCTCAACCCCAAGGGCACCATCTACTCGGCCAAGCGGTTCATCGGCCGGCACTTCGACGAGATCTCCGAAGAAGCCAAGGCCGTCACGTACGACGTGGTCGAGGGAGACGGCGGCGCCGCCCGCTTCGAGGTGCGCGACAAGCTCTACGCGCCGGAGGAGATCAGCGCGCAGGTGCTGCGCAAGCTCGCCGACGATGCCTCCAAGCAATTGGGAGAGCGGGTCACGGAGGCCGTCATCACGGTGCCCGCCTACTTCAACGACGCCCAGCGCACCGCCACCAAGGACGCCGGACGGATCGCCGGCCTGGAAGTGCTGCGGATCATCAACGAGCCGACCGCGGCCGCTCTGGCCTATGGCATGGACAAGAAGGAGCACGAAACCGTGCTCGTCTTCGACCTGGGCGGCGGCACCTTCGACGTCAGCATCCTCGACGTCGGCGACGGCGTGGTGGAGGTACGGTCCACGGCGGGCGACAGCCATCTGGGCGGCGACGACTTCGACCGCCGACTGGTCGACCACCTCGCCGACGGCTTCCAGAAGGAGAACGGCATCGACCTGCGTCAGGACGCGCAGGCCCTGCAACGTCTGTTCGAGGCCAGCGAGAAGGCCAAGACCGAGCTCAGCTCGGTGACCCAGACGCAGGTCAACCTGCCGTTCATCACGGCCGACGGCTCCGGGCCCAAGCACCTGACCACGACGATCATGCGGTCCACGTTCGAGCAGATCACCGGCGACCTGGTGGAGCGCTGCCTCGGCCCGGTGCGGCAGACCATGGACGACGCCAAGGTCAGTGACAACGACATCGACGAGGTCATCCTCGTCGGCGGCTCCACCCGCATTCCCGCCGTCCAGGCGCTGGTGCGGAAGCTGACCGGCGGCAAGGAACCCAACATGAGCGTCAACCCCGACGAGGTCGTGGCGATGGGCGCCGCGATCCAGGCCGGGGTCCTCAAGGGCGAGGTCAAGGATGTCCTGCTGCTCGATGTCACCCCGTTGTCACTGGGCGTGGAGACACGCGGCGGGGTGATGACAAAGATCATCGAGCGGAACACCACCATCCCGGTGCGCCGCACCGAGACCTTCTCCACCGCCGAGGACAACCAGCCCGCCGTCGATGTCGTCGTCCTGCAGGGCGAGCGGGAGCTGGCCGCCGACAACCGGGTCCTCGGTCGCTTCCAGCTCACCGACATCCGCCCCGCGCCGCGCGGCGAGCCGCAGGTCGAGGTCATCTTCGACGTCGACGCCAACGGCATCCTCAACGTCACCGCGCGGGACAAGGACACCGGCAAGGAGCAGAGCATCACCATCAGCGAGAGCTCCAACCTCGACCGCGGCGAGATCGAGCGGATGGTCCAGGAGGCCGACAGCAACCGAGACAAGGACCAGGCCCTGCGTGAGGCGGTCGACGCCCGCAACGAACTGGACGCCGTCGCCTACCAGGTCGAAAAGCGTCTGGGCGAGCTCGGGGACGCCGCGCCCGCGCACGAGAAGGCCCGCGCCGAGATGCTGGTGGCCGAGGCCCGCGACGCGGTCAAGAACGAGGCCGGGGTGGACAAGGTCCGGCCCCTGACATCCGAACTCCAGCAGATCTTCGCGGGTCTCGCGGCCCACGAGGCGGGAGCCGCCGCGGGCGGTCCGGCGGGCACCGGCTCACCGGACGGACCACCGCCCGGCGGGGCCGCACCGGGCGGCGACGGAGGCGACGACGATGTCATCGACGCCGAGTTCGACAAGGGCTGA
- a CDS encoding PucR family transcriptional regulator — protein MARHPSQALSPNVSDQEVTRRPSSPAGTERPDPRPFAALDPHGLLELSHTLFTCAEPREILRLAMRHVSALGPYRAEAGYLATVDGLSRVPGHDAGAPTVDDARMKDLGEADGSVSLPERSWNWAFGLRRVGCLLGYIVVSSASGPDEQGCFLLSTLVGLTSAALPLAATLPARHDSAGELRRSRTERDTALRQLDTMRSELYQQQTVHETLARVADRGGGENAITQALYELTGLSALIEDRFGNLRSWAGPDRPDPYPVRSSTHQEEMLRQVARSADPVRVKGRLITLARPHGDLLGVLALDDPEATADAHTVFALDHAQRLLAQELMHLRELTEVGLGLRRRLIDDLLEGTDETSAYARAEAVGHDLRRTQYVVVVCWPSNAPDSSFARAVEQAATATVTRPLITRRGDRVVLLTEARPNDHAVHAALAHELGTPDGAIGVSTRCDSPDGVPRCYQEAVRALEVRQNSRRHSGTTFFDELGLYRILGPGNDLRELEGFVREWLGQLIDYDAGHDTELVETLSRYFDCGGNYDDAAAALTVHRSTLRYRLQRIREISDHDLTDVDTRLNLQVATRVWKIILGGRR, from the coding sequence ATGGCCCGCCATCCGTCACAGGCGCTGTCCCCCAACGTCTCCGACCAGGAAGTGACCCGTCGTCCGAGCAGCCCCGCGGGCACCGAACGGCCCGATCCCCGTCCGTTCGCGGCGCTGGACCCACACGGGCTGCTGGAGCTGTCCCACACCCTGTTCACCTGCGCGGAGCCGAGGGAGATCCTGCGGTTGGCCATGCGGCACGTCAGTGCCCTCGGTCCCTACCGCGCCGAGGCCGGATACCTCGCCACGGTCGACGGTTTGTCCCGCGTCCCCGGCCACGACGCGGGAGCGCCGACGGTCGACGACGCACGGATGAAGGACCTGGGCGAGGCCGACGGCTCCGTATCCCTTCCGGAGCGGTCCTGGAACTGGGCGTTCGGCCTGCGCCGGGTCGGCTGTCTGCTCGGCTACATCGTGGTCTCCTCCGCCTCCGGGCCCGATGAGCAGGGGTGCTTCCTCCTGTCGACCCTCGTGGGGCTCACATCGGCGGCCCTGCCACTGGCCGCCACGCTCCCCGCACGCCACGACAGCGCCGGCGAACTGCGCCGATCCCGTACCGAACGGGACACCGCACTGCGGCAGTTGGACACCATGCGCTCCGAGCTGTACCAGCAGCAGACCGTGCACGAGACACTCGCCCGTGTCGCCGACCGGGGCGGGGGCGAGAACGCCATCACCCAAGCGCTGTACGAGCTCACCGGGTTGTCGGCGCTCATCGAGGACCGGTTCGGCAACCTGAGGTCCTGGGCCGGTCCCGACCGGCCCGACCCTTATCCGGTGCGGTCCTCGACCCACCAGGAAGAGATGCTGCGGCAGGTCGCGCGCTCGGCGGACCCCGTCAGAGTCAAGGGCCGGCTGATCACCCTGGCCCGTCCGCACGGCGACCTCCTCGGTGTACTGGCCCTCGACGACCCCGAGGCGACGGCCGACGCGCACACCGTGTTCGCCCTGGATCACGCCCAGCGGTTGCTCGCCCAGGAACTCATGCACCTGCGCGAACTCACCGAGGTCGGACTGGGGCTGCGCCGTCGGCTGATCGACGACCTGTTGGAGGGCACTGACGAGACGAGTGCCTACGCCCGGGCCGAGGCCGTCGGCCACGACCTGCGCCGTACCCAGTACGTGGTCGTGGTGTGCTGGCCGTCCAACGCCCCTGACAGCTCCTTCGCCCGTGCCGTCGAGCAAGCGGCGACCGCCACGGTGACCCGTCCTCTGATCACCCGTCGCGGCGACCGGGTGGTCCTGCTGACCGAAGCAAGGCCCAACGACCACGCCGTGCACGCGGCGCTGGCCCATGAGCTCGGGACGCCCGACGGAGCGATCGGGGTGAGCACCCGCTGCGACTCCCCGGACGGCGTTCCCCGCTGCTATCAGGAGGCAGTGCGGGCTCTGGAGGTGCGGCAGAACTCCCGCCGGCACAGCGGGACGACGTTCTTCGACGAACTCGGGCTGTACCGGATCCTGGGGCCCGGCAACGATCTCCGGGAGCTCGAAGGCTTCGTGCGGGAGTGGCTCGGTCAGCTGATCGACTACGACGCGGGGCACGACACGGAGTTGGTCGAGACCCTCTCGCGTTACTTCGACTGCGGAGGCAACTACGACGATGCGGCCGCCGCGCTGACGGTCCACCGCAGCACTCTGCGCTACCGGCTGCAGCGCATCCGTGAGATCAGCGACCACGATCTGACGGATGTGGACACCCGGCTCAATCTGCAGGTGGCAACGCGCGTCTGGAAGATCATCCTGGGCGGGCGGCGCTGA
- a CDS encoding acetate/propionate family kinase yields the protein MSAGDIGPVLVADAGSSSLRLTVFGDDGQVLAEHHSASAPGEDVSEALRQLLAQAPSPDAVGHRIVHGGAALRSHVLVDDEVRAVLGDVADLAPLHVPPALAVLDTVRNLLPDIPHAACFDTVFHAGLPAAAREYAVPATWREDYGLRRYGFHGLSYAWALGRTAELLGRRPQQLHLVIAHLGGGCSASAVRNGTSVDTTMGFTPLEGLVMCRRSGSVDPGALTWLQTRHRLSADEIEDVLNHRSGLLGLSGTFDDTRDLVRSRAAGDERAALALDVFTHHCRRGIAAMAASLDRLDALVFTGEIGEDQPEVREEVCTRLTTLGLTGGLRTPDDVSRPAIVSGPGADIPVVVVPTGEAQQIDHETRNLLRGP from the coding sequence GTGTCGGCAGGAGACATCGGCCCAGTCCTGGTGGCCGACGCAGGCTCGTCCAGCCTGAGGCTGACCGTGTTCGGCGACGACGGGCAGGTCCTGGCCGAACACCACAGCGCCTCCGCACCCGGCGAAGACGTGTCCGAAGCTCTGCGGCAACTGCTGGCCCAAGCGCCATCGCCCGATGCCGTGGGTCACCGCATCGTCCACGGCGGAGCCGCACTGCGCAGCCACGTCCTGGTCGACGACGAGGTCCGGGCCGTCCTCGGGGACGTGGCCGACCTGGCACCGCTGCACGTCCCTCCGGCCCTCGCTGTCCTGGACACCGTCCGGAACCTGCTGCCCGACATCCCGCACGCGGCCTGCTTCGACACCGTCTTCCACGCCGGCCTGCCCGCCGCCGCCCGTGAGTACGCGGTGCCCGCCACCTGGCGCGAGGACTACGGGTTGCGCCGCTACGGCTTCCACGGGCTGTCCTACGCCTGGGCACTCGGCCGGACGGCCGAGCTGCTCGGTCGGCGCCCCCAGCAGCTCCACCTGGTGATCGCCCACCTCGGTGGCGGCTGCTCCGCCAGTGCGGTGCGCAACGGGACCAGCGTCGACACCACCATGGGCTTCACGCCGCTGGAGGGGTTGGTGATGTGCCGCCGCAGCGGAAGTGTGGACCCCGGCGCCCTGACCTGGCTGCAGACGCGGCACCGTCTGTCCGCTGACGAAATCGAGGACGTGCTGAATCACCGTTCCGGTCTGCTCGGCCTTTCCGGCACCTTTGACGACACCCGCGACCTCGTCCGCAGCCGGGCAGCGGGCGACGAGCGCGCCGCTCTCGCCCTGGACGTCTTCACTCATCACTGTCGCCGTGGCATCGCCGCGATGGCCGCGTCCCTCGACCGGCTCGACGCCCTGGTCTTCACCGGGGAGATCGGCGAGGACCAGCCCGAGGTCCGCGAAGAGGTGTGTACCCGGCTCACCACCCTCGGCCTGACCGGCGGCCTGCGCACGCCCGACGACGTGAGCCGTCCCGCGATCGTCAGCGGACCGGGGGCGGACATCCCGGTCGTGGTCGTACCCACCGGAGAGGCCCAGCAGATCGACCACGAGACCCGAAACCTTCTCCGTGGCCCGTAA
- a CDS encoding mycothiol transferase gives MAGQRRPVLGVLDGLDAEALRRPVLPSGWHCLGLVQHLALDVERFWFRAVVAGDEEIIRGLTSGDEAWNVAPKTLAVDVLDGYRQEAALSDAVITSTPADGVLGRWPHDLFGEPHLHTLRDVLSHVITETACHAGHLDAARELIDDRRWLVLT, from the coding sequence CTGGCCGGGCAGCGCAGACCTGTTCTCGGCGTCCTTGACGGGCTCGACGCGGAGGCTCTGCGACGGCCGGTGCTGCCATCCGGATGGCACTGCCTCGGGCTGGTCCAGCACCTTGCCCTGGACGTTGAGCGTTTCTGGTTCCGTGCTGTCGTCGCCGGGGACGAGGAGATCATCCGCGGCCTGACGAGCGGCGACGAAGCTTGGAACGTGGCTCCGAAAACGTTGGCCGTCGACGTGCTGGACGGATACCGGCAGGAGGCAGCGCTCTCCGACGCCGTCATCACCAGTACTCCTGCCGACGGCGTCCTGGGTCGGTGGCCTCACGACCTGTTCGGCGAACCGCATCTGCACACCCTGCGGGACGTCCTGTCGCACGTCATCACTGAGACCGCATGCCACGCCGGGCATCTCGATGCGGCACGAGAACTCATCGATGACCGGCGCTGGTTGGTCCTGACCTAG
- a CDS encoding TetR family transcriptional regulator yields MKERARSARDKAQRSEDLLRAAEALATELGGVRFITVQAVTERAGLHRTGVRRYYANREELLLELAERGWSQWRAAVSEVVAPRAGLGPEDVAGVVTDTITTLPVFCDLLTHVTLTLEGDVDMERARRYKTASFAAYDAIVDHLDRVSSMTPDQLRGLLAATLALASAGWQVSHPTPTLAALYKQVPEWGHVAFDFAPRLKLLLTALAVGLHVVVPGAGPTPEVN; encoded by the coding sequence ATGAAGGAGCGAGCACGGTCCGCGCGGGACAAGGCGCAACGGTCGGAGGATCTGCTGCGTGCCGCCGAGGCACTGGCGACGGAACTAGGCGGCGTCCGGTTCATCACCGTGCAGGCAGTCACCGAGCGGGCGGGCCTGCACCGCACTGGCGTACGCCGGTACTACGCGAACCGGGAAGAGCTGTTGCTTGAGCTCGCAGAGCGCGGATGGAGTCAGTGGCGGGCCGCGGTCTCCGAGGTGGTGGCCCCGCGCGCAGGCCTCGGACCGGAGGACGTCGCCGGCGTCGTCACGGACACGATCACCACGCTGCCGGTGTTCTGCGACCTCCTCACCCACGTCACGCTGACGCTGGAGGGCGACGTCGACATGGAACGCGCACGCCGGTACAAGACCGCGTCGTTCGCCGCGTACGACGCGATCGTGGACCATCTCGACCGCGTGAGCTCGATGACCCCGGACCAGCTGCGCGGACTCCTCGCGGCCACCCTCGCGCTGGCATCGGCCGGTTGGCAGGTGTCACACCCGACGCCCACCCTCGCCGCGCTCTACAAGCAAGTGCCCGAGTGGGGGCACGTCGCGTTCGACTTCGCCCCCCGGCTGAAGCTGCTCCTGACCGCACTCGCGGTCGGTCTGCATGTCGTCGTCCCAGGCGCCGGCCCCACTCCGGAGGTGAACTGA
- a CDS encoding quinone oxidoreductase family protein codes for MAIDVSHSAVGLIDVFFRQGRYKDQPGTPQPPFVPGLEVAGTVRALGDGVVGPAVGEQVVALSAGTGTGGYASVYIAQAALTVSIEGRGIDPALAVSVIPNAAMAHVALTRVAHLVDGERVLVHGALGGLSAGFPGVAKRLGASRVVGTVRPGKLAAAEATKLPYDRIVDSTDLHGALGDEKFDVVIDPVGGTLRTQSLDVMVPGGRLIAAGNASDDWGHRVDTNQLWFRSVTVSGYNAGAFLPTHPQVVPAALAAAVEATAAGLANTDVTVLPFGQAVTAHRRMESRALDGRIALTPEA; via the coding sequence ATCGCGATCGACGTCTCGCACTCCGCGGTCGGCCTGATCGACGTGTTCTTCAGGCAGGGCCGGTACAAGGACCAACCCGGCACGCCACAGCCGCCGTTCGTCCCCGGACTTGAAGTCGCCGGTACGGTCCGCGCGCTCGGCGACGGCGTGGTCGGGCCGGCCGTCGGGGAGCAGGTGGTCGCTCTGTCCGCGGGCACCGGCACCGGCGGGTACGCCTCCGTCTACATCGCCCAGGCAGCGCTGACCGTCTCGATCGAGGGGCGCGGTATCGACCCCGCCCTCGCCGTATCGGTGATACCGAATGCCGCCATGGCGCACGTGGCGCTGACGCGGGTCGCGCATCTGGTCGACGGTGAGAGGGTCCTCGTGCATGGCGCTCTCGGCGGCCTGTCCGCAGGTTTCCCGGGCGTCGCGAAGCGGCTCGGCGCGTCCCGCGTCGTCGGCACGGTCCGGCCGGGCAAACTCGCCGCCGCCGAGGCGACGAAGCTTCCCTACGACCGGATCGTGGACTCCACAGACCTGCACGGCGCGCTCGGTGACGAGAAGTTCGACGTGGTCATCGACCCCGTCGGCGGAACACTCCGCACCCAGAGCCTCGACGTGATGGTCCCGGGCGGCCGTCTCATCGCCGCGGGCAACGCGTCCGACGACTGGGGCCACCGAGTGGACACCAACCAGCTCTGGTTCCGCAGTGTCACCGTCAGCGGCTACAACGCCGGCGCGTTCCTGCCCACCCATCCCCAGGTGGTTCCCGCCGCCCTCGCCGCGGCCGTCGAGGCGACCGCCGCCGGCCTGGCGAACACCGACGTCACAGTCCTGCCGTTCGGTCAGGCCGTCACCGCCCACCGGCGTATGGAGAGCCGCGCCCTCGACGGCCGCATCGCGCTCACCCCGGAGGCCTGA
- a CDS encoding transposase family protein translates to MVNRAVLAHQLFTGISQDHLACLIEELAAPWQAGLDGRRHVARGGARKRAEGAGARHQLVFVDRLVATLIHLRHDLPHAVLGLLFGVDRSTITRAITEIRPLLAARGCAVPDRPGLRLRTLTDVFAYAQAEGIELRLDATEIQVRRPPAGRSGRRAFVSGKKKQNTMKATVIADWQGRTLWTDALRPGRMHDATAARNEGIADCFQHFPDVEVLLDDGYLGLSRDHRGQAITPPRKPRPGAPPSRVEQWERDRHWHSSDRITVEHALADHKRWKQLTRWTHRRDRLPDTYRAIAGLVSDRTSTI, encoded by the coding sequence ATGGTCAATCGGGCGGTGCTGGCGCATCAGCTGTTCACGGGGATCTCGCAGGATCATCTGGCCTGTCTGATCGAGGAGTTGGCGGCGCCGTGGCAGGCTGGTCTTGACGGTCGCCGTCATGTTGCGCGGGGCGGGGCCAGGAAGCGGGCCGAGGGCGCTGGCGCCCGCCATCAGCTGGTGTTCGTCGACCGACTGGTGGCCACGCTGATTCATCTACGCCACGACCTGCCGCACGCCGTGCTCGGCCTACTGTTCGGCGTCGACCGCTCCACCATCACCCGCGCGATCACAGAGATACGACCTCTCCTGGCCGCGCGGGGGTGTGCGGTCCCCGACCGTCCCGGTCTGCGGCTGCGGACACTGACAGATGTTTTCGCCTACGCCCAGGCCGAGGGAATCGAGCTGCGGCTGGACGCCACCGAGATCCAGGTTCGCCGGCCACCAGCCGGCCGCAGCGGCCGGCGTGCATTCGTGTCGGGCAAGAAGAAACAGAACACCATGAAAGCCACCGTCATCGCGGACTGGCAGGGTCGCACGTTATGGACCGATGCCCTGCGACCTGGACGGATGCACGACGCCACGGCCGCCCGCAACGAAGGCATCGCCGACTGCTTCCAGCACTTTCCCGACGTCGAGGTTCTCTTGGACGACGGCTACCTCGGCCTGAGCCGCGACCACCGCGGACAAGCCATCACCCCGCCCAGAAAACCGCGTCCCGGAGCACCGCCCAGCAGGGTTGAGCAGTGGGAACGGGACCGTCACTGGCACTCATCCGATCGCATCACCGTCGAACACGCCCTGGCTGATCACAAACGCTGGAAGCAACTGACGCGCTGGACCCACCGCCGTGACCGCCTGCCCGACACCTACCGCGCCATCGCCGGCCTCGTCTCCGACCGCACCAGCACCATCTGA
- a CDS encoding IS5 family transposase (programmed frameshift) has translation MVERLVPDELWELFQRVVPDAPSRPQGGGRRRHGDREVLAAIVFVATSGCTWQQVPTASFGPSGATAHRRFTEWTKARVWAKLHRLVLDELGSRGELDWSRCAIDSVNMRALKGELTGPNPVDRGKYGSKIHLITERTGLPLSIGISGANTHDSQALIPLVKGIPPIRSRRGPRRRRPHKLHADKGYDYNHLRRWLSSRGIRHRIARRGIESSARLGCHRWTVERTMSWLAGCRRLHRRYERKADHFLAFTSIACTLICYRRLTK, from the exons ATCGTTGAGCGGCTGGTGCCGGACGAGTTGTGGGAGCTGTTCCAACGGGTGGTGCCCGACGCACCGTCGCGGCCCCAGGGCGGTGGCCGGCGTCGGCACGGCGACCGTGAAGTGCTGGCCGCGATCGTCTTCGTGGCGACCTCGGGCTGCACGTGGCAGCAGGTGCCGACCGCGTCGTTCGGCCCGTCCGGCGCGACGGCCCATCGGCGCTTCACCGAGTGGACGAAGGCCCGGGTGTGGGCCAAACTCCACCGCCTGGTCCTCGACGAGCTCGGATCCCGTGGCGAGCTGGACTGGTCCCGGTGCGCGATCGACTCGGTCAACATGCGGGCCCTG AAGGGGGAACTGACAGGCCCGAATCCTGTAGACCGGGGCAAGTACGGGTCAAAGATCCACTTGATCACAGAGCGGACCGGACTGCCCCTGTCCATCGGCATCTCGGGCGCCAACACGCATGACAGCCAGGCACTGATCCCACTGGTGAAAGGCATACCGCCGATCCGCTCCCGCCGGGGACCCCGGCGACGCAGACCCCACAAACTCCACGCCGACAAGGGCTACGACTACAACCACCTGCGACGATGGTTATCCAGCCGAGGAATCCGGCACCGCATCGCCCGCAGGGGCATCGAGTCCTCGGCCCGCCTGGGCTGCCACCGCTGGACCGTGGAGCGCACGATGTCCTGGCTCGCCGGATGCCGACGCCTGCACCGTCGCTACGAACGCAAAGCCGACCACTTCCTCGCCTTCACCAGCATCGCCTGCACCTTGATTTGCTACCGCAGACTCACCAAATGA